Proteins from a genomic interval of Physeter macrocephalus isolate SW-GA chromosome 21, ASM283717v5, whole genome shotgun sequence:
- the LOC102977706 gene encoding melanoma-associated antigen D4 isoform X1: MAEGSYRKESEGYNVEDMDEGSDEVGEEDMVEGNDYEEFGAFGGYGALTSFDIRILRAFGSLGPGFRILANEPWELENPMLARTLLEAFRMDPETLANEPAAHAANVARAASSNQAARATAAAARATYHQVVANHSVATDQGSGGDTQPMTSAAEAQAATLETSLASLHSSQMLVKSEMTNPGAPARSTQPQTSSRAQEAAAEGPSTACAFSQAPRASEMDATRPKTAFLGQNDVFDFTQPAGVSGMAFPRPKRPAPAQEAATEGPSAASGGPQAASAGEGAATRPKTTKSGKALAKTRWVEPQNVVAAAAAKAKMATSIPEPEGAAATSQQSAEPWARMGGKRTKKSKHLDDEYESSEEEREPPAVPPTWRASQPPLTTVRPQMAPRPPMALRSQVPSRHVLCLPPRNVTLLQERANKLVKYLMIKDYKKIPIKRSDMLKDVIREYDEHFPEIIERATYTLEKKFGIHLKEIDKEEHLYILVCTQDSSARLLGKTKDTPRLSLLLVILGVIFMNGNRASEAVLWEALRKMGLRPGVRHPFLGDLRKLITEDFVKQKYLEYKKIPNSSPPEYEFLWGLRARHETSKMRVLRFIAQYQNRDPREWRAHFLEAVDDAFKTMDVDMAEEHARAQMRAQMNIGEEALIGRWSWDDIQVELLTWDEDGDFGDAWSRIPFAFWARYHQYILNSNRANRRGTWRAGVSSGTNGAASTSMLDGPSTSSTIRTRNAARTSASFFSWIQQR; encoded by the exons ATGGCTGAGGGAAGCTACCGCAAAGAATCTGAAGGGTACAACGTTGAAGACATGGACGAGGGTAGTGATGAAGTCGGGGAGGAAGACATGGTTGAAGGCAACGACTATGAAGAATTTGGTGCTTTTGGAGGCTACGGAGCCCTCACCAGCTTTGACATCCGTATCCTCAGAGCCTTTGGGAGCTTGGGTCCAGGCTTTCGCATCTTAGCG AATGAGCCCTGGGAACTTGAAAACCCTATGCTGGCCAGGACTCTGCTGGAGGCATTTCGGATGGATCCAGAAACACTTGCCAACGAGCCGGCGGCCCATGCTGCCAATGTAGCCCGGGCCGCCTCCTCTAACCAAGCTGCTCgggccactgctgctgctgcccgtGCCACCTACCATCAGGTGGTCGCTAACCACTCAGTGGCCACAGACCAGGGCTCAGGAGGCGATACCCAGCCCATGACATCCGCTGCCGAGGCTCAGGCAGCCACCCTTGAGACAAGCCTTGCTTCTCTGCACAGCTCCCAGATGCTAGTCAAGAGCGAGATGACCAACCCCGGGGCTCCAGCAAGGTCCACGCAGCCCCAGACATCCTCCCGGGCCCAGGAGGCTGCTGCCGAGGGCCCTAGTACGGCCTGTGCCTTCTCCCAGGCCCCGCGTGCCAGTGAGATGGATGCCACCCGGCCCAAAACAGCCTTCCTGGGTCAGAACGATGTCTTTGATTTCACCCAGCCAGCAGGTGTCAGTGGCATGGCCTTCCCACGCCCCAAGAGACCCGCCCCGGCCCAAGAGGCTGCCACAGAGGGCCCCAGTGCTGCCTCCGGGGGGCCCCAGGCAGCCTCTGCCGGGGAGGGGGCAGCCACCCGGCCAAAGACGACCAAGTCTGGGAAGGCTCTCGCCAAGACTCGGTGGGTGGAGCCTCAGAATGTTGTGGCAGCAGCTGCTGCCAAGGCCAAGATGGCCACGAGCATCCCTGAGCCTGAGGGTGCAGCTGCCACCTCTCAGCAGAGTGCggagccctgggccaggatgGGAGGCAAGAGGACAAAGAAG TCCAAGCACCTGGATGACGAATATGAGAGCAGCGAGGAGGAGAGAGAGCCTCCTGCGGTCCCACCGACCTGGAGGGCATCGCAGCCCCCACTGACGACTGTGCGGCCTCAGATGGCCCCTCGGCCCCCCATGGCCCTGAGGTCCCAGGTACCCTCAAGGCACGTACTGTGCTTGCCACCCCGCAATGTGACCCTTCTGCAAGAGAGG GCAAATAAGTTGGTGAAATATCTGATGATTAAAGACTACAAGAAGATCCCCATCAAGCGCTCAG acATGCTGAAGGATGTCATCCGAGAATACGACGAACATTTCCCTGAGATAATTGAACGAGCAACGTACACTCTGGAAAAG AAGTTTGGGATCCACCTGAAGGAAATCGACAAGGAAGAACACCTCTACATTCTTGTCTGCACACAGGATTCGTCAGCCCGCCTCCTGGGAAA GACCAAGGACACTCCCAGGCTGAGTCTCCTCTTGGTGATTCTGGGCGTCATCTTCATGAACGGCAACCGTGCCAGCGAGG CTGTCCTCTGGGAGGCACTACGCAAGATGGGACTGCGCCCCGG GGTGAGGCACCCATTCCTGGGCGATCTGAGGAAACTCATTACAGAGGACTTTGTGAAGCAGAA GTACCTGGAATACAAGAAGATCCCCAATAGCAGCCCACCCGAGTATGAGTTCCTCTGGGGCCTGCGCGCCCGCCACGAGACCAGCAAGATGAGGGTGCTGAGATTCATCGCCCAG TATCAGAACCGAGACCCCCGGGAATGGAGGGCTCATTTCTTGGAGGCTGTGGATGATGCTTTCAAGACGATGGATGTGGATATGGCTGAGGAACATGCCAGGGCCCAGATGAGAGCCCAGATGAACATCGGGGAGGAAGCTCTGATTGGACGGTGGAGCTGGGACGACATACAGGTCGAACTCCTGACCTGGGATGAGGACGGAGATTTTGGCGACGCCTGGTCCAGGATCCCCTTCGCTTTCTGGGCCAGATACCATCAGTACATTCTGAATAGCAACCGTGCCAACAGGAGAGGCACCTGGAGGGCTGGCGTCAGCAGTGGCACCAATGGTGCGGCCAGCACCAGCATGCTCGATGGCCCCAGCACCAGCTCCACCATCCGGACCAGAAACGCCGCCAGAACCAGTGCCAGCTTCTTCTCCTGGATTCA GCAGCGCTGA
- the LOC102977706 gene encoding melanoma-associated antigen D4 isoform X3 produces the protein MAEGSYRKESEGYNVEDMDEGSDEVGEEDMVEGNDYEEFGAFGGYGALTSFDIRILRAFGSLGPGFRILANEPWELENPMLARTLLEAFRMDPETLANEPAAHAANVARAASSNQAARATAAAARATYHQVVANHSVATDQGSGGDTQPMTSAAEAQAATLETSLASLHSSQMLVKSEMTNPGAPARSTQPQTSSRAQEAAAEGPSTACAFSQAPRASEMDATRPKTAFLGQNDVFDFTQPAGVSGMAFPRPKRPAPAQEAATEGPSAASGGPQAASAGEGAATRPKTTKSGKALAKTRWVEPQNVVAAAAAKAKMATSIPEPEGAAATSQQSAEPWARMGGKRTKKSKHLDDEYESSEEEREPPAVPPTWRASQPPLTTVRPQMAPRPPMALRSQANKLVKYLMIKDYKKIPIKRSDMLKDVIREYDEHFPEIIERATYTLEKKFGIHLKEIDKEEHLYILVCTQDSSARLLGKTKDTPRLSLLLVILGVIFMNGNRASEAVLWEALRKMGLRPGVRHPFLGDLRKLITEDFVKQKYLEYKKIPNSSPPEYEFLWGLRARHETSKMRVLRFIAQYQNRDPREWRAHFLEAVDDAFKTMDVDMAEEHARAQMRAQMNIGEEALIGRWSWDDIQVELLTWDEDGDFGDAWSRIPFAFWARYHQYILNSNRANRRGTWRAGVSSGTNGAASTSMLDGPSTSSTIRTRNAARTSASFFSWIQQR, from the exons ATGGCTGAGGGAAGCTACCGCAAAGAATCTGAAGGGTACAACGTTGAAGACATGGACGAGGGTAGTGATGAAGTCGGGGAGGAAGACATGGTTGAAGGCAACGACTATGAAGAATTTGGTGCTTTTGGAGGCTACGGAGCCCTCACCAGCTTTGACATCCGTATCCTCAGAGCCTTTGGGAGCTTGGGTCCAGGCTTTCGCATCTTAGCG AATGAGCCCTGGGAACTTGAAAACCCTATGCTGGCCAGGACTCTGCTGGAGGCATTTCGGATGGATCCAGAAACACTTGCCAACGAGCCGGCGGCCCATGCTGCCAATGTAGCCCGGGCCGCCTCCTCTAACCAAGCTGCTCgggccactgctgctgctgcccgtGCCACCTACCATCAGGTGGTCGCTAACCACTCAGTGGCCACAGACCAGGGCTCAGGAGGCGATACCCAGCCCATGACATCCGCTGCCGAGGCTCAGGCAGCCACCCTTGAGACAAGCCTTGCTTCTCTGCACAGCTCCCAGATGCTAGTCAAGAGCGAGATGACCAACCCCGGGGCTCCAGCAAGGTCCACGCAGCCCCAGACATCCTCCCGGGCCCAGGAGGCTGCTGCCGAGGGCCCTAGTACGGCCTGTGCCTTCTCCCAGGCCCCGCGTGCCAGTGAGATGGATGCCACCCGGCCCAAAACAGCCTTCCTGGGTCAGAACGATGTCTTTGATTTCACCCAGCCAGCAGGTGTCAGTGGCATGGCCTTCCCACGCCCCAAGAGACCCGCCCCGGCCCAAGAGGCTGCCACAGAGGGCCCCAGTGCTGCCTCCGGGGGGCCCCAGGCAGCCTCTGCCGGGGAGGGGGCAGCCACCCGGCCAAAGACGACCAAGTCTGGGAAGGCTCTCGCCAAGACTCGGTGGGTGGAGCCTCAGAATGTTGTGGCAGCAGCTGCTGCCAAGGCCAAGATGGCCACGAGCATCCCTGAGCCTGAGGGTGCAGCTGCCACCTCTCAGCAGAGTGCggagccctgggccaggatgGGAGGCAAGAGGACAAAGAAG TCCAAGCACCTGGATGACGAATATGAGAGCAGCGAGGAGGAGAGAGAGCCTCCTGCGGTCCCACCGACCTGGAGGGCATCGCAGCCCCCACTGACGACTGTGCGGCCTCAGATGGCCCCTCGGCCCCCCATGGCCCTGAGGTCCCAG GCAAATAAGTTGGTGAAATATCTGATGATTAAAGACTACAAGAAGATCCCCATCAAGCGCTCAG acATGCTGAAGGATGTCATCCGAGAATACGACGAACATTTCCCTGAGATAATTGAACGAGCAACGTACACTCTGGAAAAG AAGTTTGGGATCCACCTGAAGGAAATCGACAAGGAAGAACACCTCTACATTCTTGTCTGCACACAGGATTCGTCAGCCCGCCTCCTGGGAAA GACCAAGGACACTCCCAGGCTGAGTCTCCTCTTGGTGATTCTGGGCGTCATCTTCATGAACGGCAACCGTGCCAGCGAGG CTGTCCTCTGGGAGGCACTACGCAAGATGGGACTGCGCCCCGG GGTGAGGCACCCATTCCTGGGCGATCTGAGGAAACTCATTACAGAGGACTTTGTGAAGCAGAA GTACCTGGAATACAAGAAGATCCCCAATAGCAGCCCACCCGAGTATGAGTTCCTCTGGGGCCTGCGCGCCCGCCACGAGACCAGCAAGATGAGGGTGCTGAGATTCATCGCCCAG TATCAGAACCGAGACCCCCGGGAATGGAGGGCTCATTTCTTGGAGGCTGTGGATGATGCTTTCAAGACGATGGATGTGGATATGGCTGAGGAACATGCCAGGGCCCAGATGAGAGCCCAGATGAACATCGGGGAGGAAGCTCTGATTGGACGGTGGAGCTGGGACGACATACAGGTCGAACTCCTGACCTGGGATGAGGACGGAGATTTTGGCGACGCCTGGTCCAGGATCCCCTTCGCTTTCTGGGCCAGATACCATCAGTACATTCTGAATAGCAACCGTGCCAACAGGAGAGGCACCTGGAGGGCTGGCGTCAGCAGTGGCACCAATGGTGCGGCCAGCACCAGCATGCTCGATGGCCCCAGCACCAGCTCCACCATCCGGACCAGAAACGCCGCCAGAACCAGTGCCAGCTTCTTCTCCTGGATTCA GCAGCGCTGA
- the LOC102977706 gene encoding melanoma-associated antigen D4 isoform X2, whose translation MAEGSYRKESEGYNVEDMDEGSDEVGEEDMVEGNDYEEFGAFGGYGALTSFDIRILRAFGSLGPGFRILANEPWELENPMLARTLLEAFRMDPETLANEPAAHAANVARAASSNQAARATAAAARATYHQVVANHSVATDQGSGGDTQPMTSAAEAQAATLETSLASLHSSQMLVKSEMTNPGAPARSTQPQTSSRAQEAAAEGPSTACAFSQAPRASEMDATRPKTAFLGQNDVFDFTQPAGVSGMAFPRPKRPAPAQEAATEGPSAASGGPQAASAGEGAATRPKTTKSGKALAKTRWVEPQNVVAAAAAKAKMATSIPEPEGAAATSQQSAEPWARMGGKRTKKSKHLDDEYESSEEEREPPAVPPTWRASQPPLTTVRPQMAPRPPMALRSQVPSRHVLCLPPRNVTLLQERANKLVKYLMIKDYKKIPIKRSDMLKDVIREYDEHFPEIIERATYTLEKKFGIHLKEIDKEEHLYILVCTQDSSARLLGKTKDTPRLSLLLVILGVIFMNGNRASEAVLWEALRKMGLRPGVRHPFLGDLRKLITEDFVKQKYLEYKKIPNSSPPEYEFLWGLRARHETSKMRVLRFIAQYQNRDPREWRAHFLEAVDDAFKTMDVDMAEEHARAQMRAQMNIGEEALIGRWSWDDIQVELLTWDEDGDFGDAWSRIPFAFWARYHQYILNSNRANRRGTWRAGVSSGTNGAASTSMLDGPSTSSTIRTRNAARTSASFFSWIQ comes from the exons ATGGCTGAGGGAAGCTACCGCAAAGAATCTGAAGGGTACAACGTTGAAGACATGGACGAGGGTAGTGATGAAGTCGGGGAGGAAGACATGGTTGAAGGCAACGACTATGAAGAATTTGGTGCTTTTGGAGGCTACGGAGCCCTCACCAGCTTTGACATCCGTATCCTCAGAGCCTTTGGGAGCTTGGGTCCAGGCTTTCGCATCTTAGCG AATGAGCCCTGGGAACTTGAAAACCCTATGCTGGCCAGGACTCTGCTGGAGGCATTTCGGATGGATCCAGAAACACTTGCCAACGAGCCGGCGGCCCATGCTGCCAATGTAGCCCGGGCCGCCTCCTCTAACCAAGCTGCTCgggccactgctgctgctgcccgtGCCACCTACCATCAGGTGGTCGCTAACCACTCAGTGGCCACAGACCAGGGCTCAGGAGGCGATACCCAGCCCATGACATCCGCTGCCGAGGCTCAGGCAGCCACCCTTGAGACAAGCCTTGCTTCTCTGCACAGCTCCCAGATGCTAGTCAAGAGCGAGATGACCAACCCCGGGGCTCCAGCAAGGTCCACGCAGCCCCAGACATCCTCCCGGGCCCAGGAGGCTGCTGCCGAGGGCCCTAGTACGGCCTGTGCCTTCTCCCAGGCCCCGCGTGCCAGTGAGATGGATGCCACCCGGCCCAAAACAGCCTTCCTGGGTCAGAACGATGTCTTTGATTTCACCCAGCCAGCAGGTGTCAGTGGCATGGCCTTCCCACGCCCCAAGAGACCCGCCCCGGCCCAAGAGGCTGCCACAGAGGGCCCCAGTGCTGCCTCCGGGGGGCCCCAGGCAGCCTCTGCCGGGGAGGGGGCAGCCACCCGGCCAAAGACGACCAAGTCTGGGAAGGCTCTCGCCAAGACTCGGTGGGTGGAGCCTCAGAATGTTGTGGCAGCAGCTGCTGCCAAGGCCAAGATGGCCACGAGCATCCCTGAGCCTGAGGGTGCAGCTGCCACCTCTCAGCAGAGTGCggagccctgggccaggatgGGAGGCAAGAGGACAAAGAAG TCCAAGCACCTGGATGACGAATATGAGAGCAGCGAGGAGGAGAGAGAGCCTCCTGCGGTCCCACCGACCTGGAGGGCATCGCAGCCCCCACTGACGACTGTGCGGCCTCAGATGGCCCCTCGGCCCCCCATGGCCCTGAGGTCCCAGGTACCCTCAAGGCACGTACTGTGCTTGCCACCCCGCAATGTGACCCTTCTGCAAGAGAGG GCAAATAAGTTGGTGAAATATCTGATGATTAAAGACTACAAGAAGATCCCCATCAAGCGCTCAG acATGCTGAAGGATGTCATCCGAGAATACGACGAACATTTCCCTGAGATAATTGAACGAGCAACGTACACTCTGGAAAAG AAGTTTGGGATCCACCTGAAGGAAATCGACAAGGAAGAACACCTCTACATTCTTGTCTGCACACAGGATTCGTCAGCCCGCCTCCTGGGAAA GACCAAGGACACTCCCAGGCTGAGTCTCCTCTTGGTGATTCTGGGCGTCATCTTCATGAACGGCAACCGTGCCAGCGAGG CTGTCCTCTGGGAGGCACTACGCAAGATGGGACTGCGCCCCGG GGTGAGGCACCCATTCCTGGGCGATCTGAGGAAACTCATTACAGAGGACTTTGTGAAGCAGAA GTACCTGGAATACAAGAAGATCCCCAATAGCAGCCCACCCGAGTATGAGTTCCTCTGGGGCCTGCGCGCCCGCCACGAGACCAGCAAGATGAGGGTGCTGAGATTCATCGCCCAG TATCAGAACCGAGACCCCCGGGAATGGAGGGCTCATTTCTTGGAGGCTGTGGATGATGCTTTCAAGACGATGGATGTGGATATGGCTGAGGAACATGCCAGGGCCCAGATGAGAGCCCAGATGAACATCGGGGAGGAAGCTCTGATTGGACGGTGGAGCTGGGACGACATACAGGTCGAACTCCTGACCTGGGATGAGGACGGAGATTTTGGCGACGCCTGGTCCAGGATCCCCTTCGCTTTCTGGGCCAGATACCATCAGTACATTCTGAATAGCAACCGTGCCAACAGGAGAGGCACCTGGAGGGCTGGCGTCAGCAGTGGCACCAATGGTGCGGCCAGCACCAGCATGCTCGATGGCCCCAGCACCAGCTCCACCATCCGGACCAGAAACGCCGCCAGAACCAGTGCCAGCTTCTTCTCCTGGATTCAGTAA